In Kiritimatiellia bacterium, the DNA window CTCTGCGGCGTCGGCTTGGGCCTCTGGCTGGCGGCCCCGTCGGTGCGGGCGGACTGGCTGATGCTCTGGCACGCGGAGGCCGGCGGCCGGTTGAGCGAGCGCTGGGAGGTCAAGGTCGAGTCCGAGGTCAAGTTCCGCAAGGACATGTCGGAGTTCTACGACTCGGAAATCATGCCCTGGGTCGCCTACCGCTTTGCCCCGCGGTTCAAGTTGGGCGCGGGCTGGCGCCAGTTGTACGGGCGGCAGAACGAGGAATTGCCCCCGCCCGATCCGGACGCCCCGGCGCGGGACCACTACTGGCTGGTCGAGCAGCGGCCGCTGCTCGATTTCATGACCACGGTCCTCCCCGGCCCGTGGACGGTGGAGCATCGCCTGCGCGTGGAGTACCGGGACATCGAGTTCCGGGACGCCTTTTTCCGCTACCGCAACCGGGTCCGGCTCCGCGCGCCCTGGTCGTGGACGGCCCGCGAGATCAAGCCCTGGGTCGCCTGGGAGGGCTACTACGAGGACAACCCGGACATCCCGTCGGGCGACCGGATGAACCGGCACCGTTTTTTCGTAGGCCTCGGCGCCCCGCTCCGGGAGAAGCTGAAGGCCGGCGCCTACTATTACGTGGAAGAGGCGCTGAAGAGCGGTGACTGGAGTACCCATCACGAGATCGGGTTCGATGTGACTGCGGTGTTCTGAACGCGGATGACGGAACGATGAAAAGACCGGGACCATCGTTGGGTTCGGGCGCTGCGCTAACCCGCCTGGCTGTTCGGGCGCTCTGCCTGGGCGCGCTGTGCCTCGCGAACCCCATCCGGGGCGAGACGATCCGCGTCGGCGCCTACGAGAACCTGCCCAAGATATACTCGCTTCCCGACGGCCGCGTCAGCGGTTTTTTCCCCGCGCTCCTGGAATACATTGCCCGGGATCAGGGCTGGACCCTCGAGTATCGCAAGGGGACCTGGCAGGAATGCCTGGATCGTCTGGAGCGGGGAGAGATCGACCTCATGCCGGACGTGGCCCTGACGCCCGAGCGCCAGCGCAAATTCGATTTCGCCGAGGAGACGGCGCTGATCAGTTGGGCGGTGATCTACACGCGGCCGGACGTGGTCGTGCAGTCGTTCCTGGACCTGGCGGACCGGCGGATCGGCCTGATGAAGGGCAGCGTGTACACGAGCGGCTCGGGCAGCCTGCCGGAACTGCTCTCGAAGTTCGATCTCCGTGCGGAGTTTGTCGAGTACGAGTCGTACCGGGACGTTTTCCAGGCCTTGAGCCGGCGCGAGGCGGACGCGGGCGTGGTGAACAACATCTTCGGCTCGTACTTCGAGAAGGAGTACAACGTGGCGCGCTCGCCGGTGCTGTTCAGCCCGTCGCAGCTGCGGTTCGCCTTCCCCAAGGACTCGCCGCGGGGTGCGCGCCTGAAGGCCGCGCTCGACGCGAGGCTGCGTGCGCTCAAGGCCGACCCGCAGTCGTTCTACTACCGCGCCATGGACACGCATCTTTACGGGGCGCCGCACAGCGAGACGCCCGCCGGGGCCGCGGACTGGAAGTCGGCGCTGACGGACGAGGAAAAGGACTGGCTGCGCCGGCACCCGGTGATCCATGTCGGTATCGATCCCGAGTTCTACCCGTTCGAGTTCCGCGGGCCGCGGGGCGAGTACCAGGGGATCGCGTCGGACTACGTGCGCCTGTTCAACGAGCGGCTGGGCCTCAACCTGCGCGTGGTCGAGGGCCTGGCCTGGACGGCGGCCGTCGCCGGCGCCCGGAGCGGTGCGATCGACGTGCTCCCCTGCGTCGGCCGGACCCTGGAGCGCGAGCAGTGGCTCCGGTTCTCCCGGCCCTACATCCGTTTCCAGCGCGTGATTATGACCCGGCTCGACATGCCGTTCCTGGCCGGGCTGAAGGACATCGAATCGCTGCGCGTCGGGGTGCAGGGCGGTTCGTCGCACGAGGGCTTCCTGCGGGAGAACAGCCCGGTCGAGCCCGTGCTGTTCGGCTCGCTGGAGGAGAGCCTGCTGGCGTTGTCCGGCGGCAAAGTGGACGCCGTGGTGGCCAACCTGGCGTCGGCCGCCTACTGGATCCGGAAGCTGAACCTGATCAACCTCAAGGCGGCCGCGCCCGCCTCGTCGGATATCTACACGCTGCACTTCGCCGTACGCAAGGACTGGCCCGAGTTGCTCGGCATCCTGAACAAGGCCCTGGACCTTGTCTCCCCGGCCCAAGAGCGCGAGATTGAGCAGCGGTGGGTGGCGGTGGAATACAGGCCGGGCATCGAGCGCCGCGTGGTGTGGCGCATCAGCCTGCGGATCGCGGCCGCGGCGGCCGCGGTGCTGCTGGGCATCCTCTTCTGGAACCTCCGCCTGAAAACGGAGATCCGGCGGCGGAAGGAGATCGAGGGCCGGCTGAACTACCGCGAGCGCTTCGAGCGGCTGGTGGCGGAGACCTCGTCGCGGCTCGTCGCGGTCAAGCCGGCGGAGATGGACCGGCATATCCAGGTCGCGCTGGCGGAGATCGCCTGCTTTACCGGGACCGCCGCCGGCTATCTGTACGCCTTCGATCCGCAGGGGCGCGCGGTGCGGACCCACGCGGCCGGCGAGCCCGAGGCCCTCCATGCGGTGGACCCCGGCGCGCGGGACGAGGAGTGGCTGGCGCGCTTGCGCGCCGGCCGCGCCGTGACGGTGACGGCCGGGGCGGACGGCGAGGGGCACCTGGTCCGGCCCATCCGCGGCCGCGTGGTCGAGGTGCCGTGCGCGACCGAACAGCAGGTGACCGGCTTCCTGGGCCTCGTGGATCCGCGGCCGTCGTCGTCGGCGTGGTCGGGCGAGGATATCAGCCTGCTGCGGCTCACGGGCGAGATGCTCTCCAGCGCCCTGCGGCGGAAACAGGTCGAGGAGGACCTGCAGCGCTACGCCGTGGACCTGGAGCGGGCCAACCGGCAGTTGCAGGACCTGGACCAGCTCAAGAGCCTGTTCATCGCCTCGGTCTCGCACGAGCTGCGCACGCCGCTGAATTCCATCATCGGCTTCACGGGCGTGATCCTGAAGGGCATGGCGGGCGAGCTGAACGACAAGCAGCGCGACCAGCTGCAGCGCGTCTACCATTCCGCGCAGCACCTGCTGGCCCTCATCACGGACATCATTGATATCTCCAAGATCGAGGCCGGCCGCGTGGACGTGTATCCCCAGGCGTTCCGGCTGGACGAGGTGATCCGGGAGGCCGTGGAATCCATCCGGCCGCAGGCGGAGGCGAAGTCCCTGCGCGTGGAGTGCGGCCCGCTGCCCGAACTGGAGGTGTTCACGGACCGCAAGCGGCTGCGGCAGTGCCTGCTGAATTACTTGAGCAACGCGGTGAAGTATACCGAGGCGGGCTCCGTGCGGGTGGAGGCGCGGGATCTGGGCGAGCGGTTCGAGGTCGCGGTCAGCGACACGGGCATCGGCATCTCGCCGGAAGAGCAGACCAAGCTGTTCGAGCCGTTCGTGCGGCTGGACTCTCACCTGCGGATCAAGGCCGGCGGGACGGGCCTCGGGCTGTACCTGACCCGCAAGATCGCCCGGGACATCCTGTTGGGCGACATCGAGGTTCAAAGCGAAAGGAACCGGGGCAGCACGTTCATCCTGCGGGCGCCCCGGCGGCTGCCGGCCCCGCCGGGGGAGGAGAAACCGTCATGAAGCGGGTCCTGGTCATCGAGGACAACGAGAACAACATGGAGTTGATCACGTTCATCCTGGAGACGCACGGCTGCGAGGTCCTGAAGGCCGTGTGCGGGCGGGCGGGCGTGGAGGCGGCGCTCCGGGATCGCCCGGACTTCATCGTCCTCGACATCCAGCTTCCCGATATCATGGGCATCGAGGTGCTCCAGCGCATCCGGGCCGCCGAGGCGGGCCGCGACATCCCCATCATCGCCATGACCTCCTATGCCATGGCCGGCGACGAGCAGCGGCTGCTGGCCGCCGGCTGCAACGGGTACGTGGAGAAACCCATCGATCCGGAACGGGTTATCGGTCAGATCATCAGAATCGTGGGAGAACTATCATGAGAATCCTGGTGGTGGAAGACGACGAGAACTCGCGGGTGCTGCAACACACGATCCTGGAGGGCAACGGCTACGAGGTCGTCAGCGCCCGGAACGGCCGCGAGGCCCTGGACCGGCTGAAGGAGGCGATCCCGGACCTGATCATCTCCGACATCATGATGCCGGACATGGACGGGTACGCCCTGTGCCGGACGCTCAAGAGCGATCCGGCGCTCGCCGGCATACCTTTCGTGATCTACTCGGCCACGTTCACCACCGAGGCCGATCAGCAACTGGCCCGGGAGCTGGGCGCGGACCTGTTCCTCATCAAGCCCATGGCCCAGGACGAGTTCATGGAACAAATCCGGGGGGTGCTGGCGAAGCCGCCGGCCCCTTCGCCGGTCCGGACCCTGTCGCCGCCGGAGCGGGAGAAACTGGACGCGCAGTACATCTCGACCATCGCCCGCAAGCTGGACAAGAAGATCCTGGAGCTCAACGACGCGCGGGCGCGGCTGCGGTCCAGCGAGGAGCGCAGCCACCTGTTCCTGAACGCCATCGCGGACATGGCCTTCATCAAGGACGAGGCCTTCCGGCTCTGGTACGTGAACGACGCCTACGCGGCGTTCCACGGGCGGCCGGCCGAGGCCATCCTGGGCCGCACCGATTACGAGCTGGCGCCCCGGGAGGCGGCGGATCGCTGGCGCGCGAGCGACCAGCGGGTGCTGGAGACCGGCCGCCCCGCGACCGACCACGACGAGATCCGAGGGCGCATGTACGAGACGCGGAAGTTCCCCGTTCCGCTGGAGGGCGGGAAGACCGGCATCGGCGGCCTGGTCCGCGACGTGACCGAGCAGAAAAGAATGGAGGCGGCCGTGCGCGACCAGCTGGACGAACTGCGCCGCTGGCACGACGGCACGATGGGCCGCGAAATGCGGGTGATCGAGCT includes these proteins:
- a CDS encoding response regulator, with translation MRILVVEDDENSRVLQHTILEGNGYEVVSARNGREALDRLKEAIPDLIISDIMMPDMDGYALCRTLKSDPALAGIPFVIYSATFTTEADQQLARELGADLFLIKPMAQDEFMEQIRGVLAKPPAPSPVRTLSPPEREKLDAQYISTIARKLDKKILELNDARARLRSSEERSHLFLNAIADMAFIKDEAFRLWYVNDAYAAFHGRPAEAILGRTDYELAPREAADRWRASDQRVLETGRPATDHDEIRGRMYETRKFPVPLEGGKTGIGGLVRDVTEQKRMEAAVRDQLDELRRWHDGTMGREMRVIELKNEVNELLARLGEPPRYGVVDSEV
- a CDS encoding transporter substrate-binding domain-containing protein, which encodes MKRPGPSLGSGAALTRLAVRALCLGALCLANPIRGETIRVGAYENLPKIYSLPDGRVSGFFPALLEYIARDQGWTLEYRKGTWQECLDRLERGEIDLMPDVALTPERQRKFDFAEETALISWAVIYTRPDVVVQSFLDLADRRIGLMKGSVYTSGSGSLPELLSKFDLRAEFVEYESYRDVFQALSRREADAGVVNNIFGSYFEKEYNVARSPVLFSPSQLRFAFPKDSPRGARLKAALDARLRALKADPQSFYYRAMDTHLYGAPHSETPAGAADWKSALTDEEKDWLRRHPVIHVGIDPEFYPFEFRGPRGEYQGIASDYVRLFNERLGLNLRVVEGLAWTAAVAGARSGAIDVLPCVGRTLEREQWLRFSRPYIRFQRVIMTRLDMPFLAGLKDIESLRVGVQGGSSHEGFLRENSPVEPVLFGSLEESLLALSGGKVDAVVANLASAAYWIRKLNLINLKAAAPASSDIYTLHFAVRKDWPELLGILNKALDLVSPAQEREIEQRWVAVEYRPGIERRVVWRISLRIAAAAAAVLLGILFWNLRLKTEIRRRKEIEGRLNYRERFERLVAETSSRLVAVKPAEMDRHIQVALAEIACFTGTAAGYLYAFDPQGRAVRTHAAGEPEALHAVDPGARDEEWLARLRAGRAVTVTAGADGEGHLVRPIRGRVVEVPCATEQQVTGFLGLVDPRPSSSAWSGEDISLLRLTGEMLSSALRRKQVEEDLQRYAVDLERANRQLQDLDQLKSLFIASVSHELRTPLNSIIGFTGVILKGMAGELNDKQRDQLQRVYHSAQHLLALITDIIDISKIEAGRVDVYPQAFRLDEVIREAVESIRPQAEAKSLRVECGPLPELEVFTDRKRLRQCLLNYLSNAVKYTEAGSVRVEARDLGERFEVAVSDTGIGISPEEQTKLFEPFVRLDSHLRIKAGGTGLGLYLTRKIARDILLGDIEVQSERNRGSTFILRAPRRLPAPPGEEKPS
- a CDS encoding response regulator, with translation MKRVLVIEDNENNMELITFILETHGCEVLKAVCGRAGVEAALRDRPDFIVLDIQLPDIMGIEVLQRIRAAEAGRDIPIIAMTSYAMAGDEQRLLAAGCNGYVEKPIDPERVIGQIIRIVGELS
- a CDS encoding DUF2490 domain-containing protein, coding for MRCSFRRGGWLCGVGLGLWLAAPSVRADWLMLWHAEAGGRLSERWEVKVESEVKFRKDMSEFYDSEIMPWVAYRFAPRFKLGAGWRQLYGRQNEELPPPDPDAPARDHYWLVEQRPLLDFMTTVLPGPWTVEHRLRVEYRDIEFRDAFFRYRNRVRLRAPWSWTAREIKPWVAWEGYYEDNPDIPSGDRMNRHRFFVGLGAPLREKLKAGAYYYVEEALKSGDWSTHHEIGFDVTAVF